TTGCAGAGTCCGCCACATGGCTTGCGGTGGCCTGTGGCAGGTCGAGAGCACGTAGGAGGTCTTCGCGATTGTCCAATCTCGCCTGGCAGACGAACACAGTATCTCGGTCTTCCGAAAGGATGGGCTGGCGGTCGAACTTATCTTCAGGAAGCAGACCCGATACGCCGACCGCTGCACGGAAGTCTGATCTCTCTCCCGCGATGGCCTCGGGCCAGAGCCGTAGATTGCTCCCTCTGCCTAGCAGAGCTTCGCTGGTCCGCTGCAACACGTCTGGTCGAATGTTCTCTTCTGCGGAAGCAATCACTGCGAACAAGGCGGCGCGTCTCCCGGCGGCTGCACGACCGCATTGTTGAAGCTGTAGATCGGGACGTAACGTTCTTTCTCTCTACGTCCCGTGACGATGACTCCACCTGCCTCGAGCCAGGCGTGCGCCTTTATCGTTACCCCTTCACTGGGTGCGACAGATAAAACGAGCGTCGAAGCAATGTGACGTTGTCGCAGCATACCGCGTGCTGCCATCGCTTTCTCGAGGCAAGTCCACTGATGAGGAAGGTTGCGATCAACAGATGCCAGGGCTCCCCGAACATCCAACGCGGTGCGCGCCTCATCCCGGAATCTGTTTGCCTGCAGGAGAGGTCGCGCAAGATCCTTTGCCGAACGATCAAAGGGAAGACGCAACTTCCACGAAGCCCTCAGAAGTTGATAGGTCGCCTCGGCAATCAATCCGTACCGTCTCAAATGTGCTCGCATAGAGTACTGATGCTCTCGTGGTCTTCACACTCTATGTTTGTCTACTGCGATCGACAAATGGCCTTCCAGTAAAAGTTGAT
This genomic stretch from Terriglobus saanensis SP1PR4 harbors:
- a CDS encoding lasso peptide biosynthesis B2 protein, giving the protein MRAHLRRYGLIAEATYQLLRASWKLRLPFDRSAKDLARPLLQANRFRDEARTALDVRGALASVDRNLPHQWTCLEKAMAARGMLRQRHIASTLVLSVAPSEGVTIKAHAWLEAGGVIVTGRREKERYVPIYSFNNAVVQPPGDAPPCSQ